Below is a window of Mauremys mutica isolate MM-2020 ecotype Southern chromosome 11, ASM2049712v1, whole genome shotgun sequence DNA.
CTAAGCACCTAGTGTTATCCAAAGTATCAGTATCTGATATGTTTGAGGAAAGTCCAGAATTAACTGAAATTTAAGAGCCCTctttcaaccccccacccccaaactcacATACCTAATTAGAAAGAACAATGCACATTCTTGCAAACATAATTCAAAACAGCCACTGTGCCAGAAGAGTATTGCAGTGATCCCTAGACTGTCCCAAGCAGATGAACAGGGATTAACAGTCTTAAAATAGCTACATGAGTATGTGTGGATGAGCAACTTGGATTGTCCACACTACCAAGGAATAACAGGCAGTCAAAGGCAACCCATGGCTAACAAAACAGAGGTTTCACTAACAGAGTCAGcatagaaacaaaaaacaaagctaCTGGAGGATACAAGCAGAACAGTCCATTATTTCTCcaagacagagggaggggggaaaaaaaccctgcagaaGCTAAAGCATGGGTACATGAGAGCTTTTAgaggctggtgatgggacattaAAGCTGGCTCACTAGAGATGTCCTGGGACAGTTTCCAGAATCTAATTATACACTACTGTAGTTTGTCAGAGTTCTTTCAATAGATGCAACTGTGTGTACCCAAATCACTCCCCTCCCTACCAGGAAAGCTGGAGGCACCCTTGCATGACATCAGTGAAATAAGATCTTTCCAGGAGTGCCTGGATGAGACAGTACACTAAACTATAATTTTTCTCTTTGTCGAGCAAATATCAGTACAGACTATTACAGAAGTGCTCCAAAACTTTACATAACTTGATGGCTTGCGAGACTGCCACAGAACAATGAGAGTTTTAACATAATAAACCTGGGGAGGAAGCCTCTTCTTATGGCCAAGGACTAAGCAGAACTCTTCAGAGCCCAGCAACACCACTTAGAATGGATCATGTTTATATTAAAATGGTTGCAGATAAAATTTTTAGCTTCTTAAGGTTAGGATACACGGCCTAGGAGAGCATTAGCTCCTGTTAGGCTCAATTAGACAGATGCCAAGCCTGGCATCCAAGTCCCCATCCACTGGGATAGAATTTCACCATACTGACTGTACCTAAATACTTTGGTCCAAAAGTCTGAGCTACTAACTAGCTGCAAGATtaagagtatttttttttaattgcccacCACAAAGGAACACTCCTCTTGCACCTATCTAAGCTACTGTCTCGCTGAATCCTGCACTGTCTAGCACATAAGAGTCATCAGTTATTTCCATAAGCACCATAACTAACAGGTCTTACAGAAGTCTTGAACATCAAGATGTCCTCCATTTGGATTAGATGAGTCACTAAAGTCCCCATCCTCCTGCCTAAAGCATCTGAAAACAAACCTCAGGACCTATAGATAAAGTTTCTGTGCTGACTCCATTAGTGAAAGTGAATGTTCCTAATAGAATGCAATGCTGGATTTGCCACCAGGGGGATTGAGGACTTTGTTGTGCGACCGTGGCCTTGGTCCCAGTCTGGGTTCATGATCATCTATCTTGGGGCCTGGCTCTTCTTTCCCAAGATCTCTCTTCTCGCCTCTGTCTTCCATCTGTGGTTTGTGGTTTTCTGTAGCTGTGTGATGACAAGGGAGGTTAGAATGGTTACACTGCACTGCAGTAACATTGCTTTTCATACACTCGGTACATTCTTCCCTCCTTCCAACCCCTCGCATCCTTCCGCTCCCTTTATCTCCCCTCTTCACTTGTGCAGGGGTAGAGAGAGACTGTTCAGAGCCAGAACAGCACTTTTCCTGCTCAAGGCCTACTTCTTCCAAGACACTCCTATCTTGTTCTCACCAATTATTTATGCCCACTTTTAGACATCTTAGGTCATTACTTATTCTGTAGAGTGCTGTGTAAGATTATTATATACTATAAAATGTTGACATCACACACTTATTACTGATAGTGTGCCAACCCATAAATGCTATGTCCTGCCAGGTAGGAGCTTCGAGCTCACAAGTACAGCTTCCATTATGCTCTAACCTAGCAGCTAGTAATGGAGCAATAATGCATTCTGGGAAAATCAGTTACTCCATAGCTACAGTTAAGGAAGGCCAGAATTACAAGCTATGAATGCAGGAGAAGGAGGAACAGTTTACCACAATGTGTGTCTGTCTATATCTTATAAATAATTGCGCATTCCCCCACTTAAATAAGGAGATCATTCTGCTCAAGATTCAGATATATTATAGCTCAACTGCTTGAGAGAGCTGCAGAAATGGGAATTACATCTGAATTTGTTCAGTTAACTTGTGTCCTTGCTGCTTCAAAATGGGATGGTCCAAGTTGGCCCACCACATTCTAAGGGCTTGGGCTTCAGTACAAAAACAGTCTCCTATAAAAAAAAACAGACAGACCATCTAGGAGGGCAGGCATCAAGACAGACACTTCTCATATCTAGAGATCAGCCTAGCATAGGGCCCACTTTCTATACCCTACCTAAAGTGACCCAGCTTAATAGAAGAAGTTGGATGGTTATTTCAGGATCACTTCCTATCACGTAACTGATGCTGAAAGTTCTATAGCCATGACCATGCTTGATTGTGTTGTCCTTAGAACCAGCATTAGTCTTGTTTATTCTTCCTCTTTGCATACACAGGCCAAAATACTCTTCACAGCATCTCAGAGAAAGAGGTTTCTCTTGCCTTACCTTTCAGTTCCTTTGATGCATCTCCTGCCTCTTGTAAGACAATGTGATCCTGCAATAAAATCAGAACTGTTTTAGGGCTTCATAGGCCATAGGTCAACTACTACTCCACTGCAAGCTTTTCTTAAATCTTAGACCTAAAAGATCCTTTACACCAAGACCATGTGATTTCTGCAGTAAGAGCCAAATGCTGCAGCTTGCTCTCCATGAAGCTTCCTGCAATGGCATTGGGACAGCAACTGTAGCATCAAGTTCTTTAAGGAGACAGTGAtccctgtgatgggtttggtcacagagatccccttgggactgtcacgtGATGTGCCAAGACCATCTCTGAGCcagttttctctgccagtttgggccttcagaaccctgccttgtcgAGCCAGACAcacaagcctgctgcaacacagatgcagggtctgaaccacaccccaaagctgcagacttaactcaAAACAGCttaagtgctcctgtctccagcacccagacacccagttcccaatccaaaccccaaataaatccgttttactctgtataaagggtaaactcataaattgtccaccctctataacactgatagagagatatgcacagctgtttgctcccccaggtatttaTTAACACAAAGtataaaaagtagaagttaagtcaggggtaggcaacctatggcacagatgccgaaggtggcacgcgagctgattttcagtggcactcacactgcctgggtcctggccactggtccggggggccctgcattttaatttaattttaaatgaagcttcttaaacattttaaaaaccttatttactttacatacaacaatagtttagttatatattatagacttagagaaagaaaccttctaaaaacattaaaatgtattactggaacgCAGAACCTTAAATgaatgtgaataaatgaagactcggcacaccacttctgaaaggttgccgacccctgagttaagtggtttcaagaaataacttcctttgttctgtctgttaccaagccggtaaatctcaccctctgagatgttccaataagcttctttcacagactgggctccttcctagtctgggcccaatccttttcagaccaacatTGTAGTTTATAgcttgggtccagcaatcactcacacccccgtagttactgtcctttgtgccagtttctttcaggcatctctttggaaTGGAGaggccagctgaagacaaaatggaaaggCCTCCGggaccttttatattctctcttgtgggtggaaactcctttgttcttctgtgcaaaatcacagcaacaagatggagtttgtagccacctagGCAAGTCACATggccatgaatgattcagctttttgcatgCCGACGCCactgtttacatgttagtttgaacgttcccaggaaagctcggatgtggattggcatctcccaaagtccatcgtcagttaagtgtttcctgATTGGACAATTACTCaaaatagtcctttctcaagaagctgaccaaatgcttcactgatgctactgagatacaagtacatagccaatattcataacttcaaatataaaaatgatacatacagacagcataatcataactagcaaattacaacctttccgtagacaccttacttgacctcctttgcACAGCATTTAGTGCAACTgaaggaccttggttgcaacaatgatcacggtcacagttcatgttaATAACatcacaccctcctcctgaatttactgccagagacttggacactgtccatggcATAGGCAGTACTTGTAAAATCCCTGTCTGGCTCTTGTCACACATTCTCCCAGTACCTTTAAAACTCTATGATGTAATTTACAGGTGTTCTAGCAAGGTTTGGGGTTTCTGGTCCCCAGGTGCCTGAAAACATGTTGTGGTGTAGTACTGTTAACAGAATGAGGATCACAATATCTGTTAAAGTGTaggtgtcttggcatttagccaccaatgccatgaggcggtgtgcctcagtttccccttccacacagcagcataggcctgttatgcttttgctgctgtgccaagcttcCAGCCTGTTTACAGGTATAAGCTGAAAAGCAACATGCTTGTGGGACAGTCTTGTCACCATCCCTAGCATGTACAAAAGTTTTTCCCATAAATCAGGTATGTCACATCTTTAAAGGTTACCATTAGTATTAACTCCTTTGTCTTGACCCCTAGATAAAGTAGCAAAAGATACAAGATTAATAGAGCCTGTCTGCCATAGATTTGCTGTTCACACAATTTAGCTTGTTCAGTGTCTATTGCATTTCCCAATTCCTGTGTGTACCATGGTAGAGGTTTAGACACAGTTTCCTGTCTCTTTGGAGAAGGCTCCCAATTCAGGCATGGGTTTGAGGATTTGGCAAGGGAAGGGTGCACTGTGACCgtgcctgccccccgcccctcccttgGGAATTTCTTTGGGTTGTACCCCACCCCCTTGTGAAGCTTCCAAAATGCAAAGtttttcttcccccagccttgaaGAGACAATGTTATCTTTTACAAAGGTAGCAGGAACAACATTCTTTAATGGAGTGCTTTGGATTCGTAAGATCCCCTCTTTGTTCCCAACAGGTAAGCTGGGTTGACTCTCCCCTCCAGGAGATCTGACCGCAGTCGTCTCTCAAAACCTGATCCATAGGTGAGGGGTCTGGCATTTTAGATGCAGATCCTTCACCCTCCTTCTGGGGAAAAGCCTTCCTACAAAACTTGGGCAGACCCTCctgtcccccctcaccttccatcTTGActtccctctctgggctcccctctgagGCCAACACTTCTGTGTCCTGCAAAAGGGAAAGTGACCCTGATCCATCTGTGGGCTCATAGCTACCAGCTATGACAGACccttcactggccagcaaaatccccccctttcactcaggttgggcttgcttccagctacagagTCCTTGGGGTCTGTTCCCACCACTGTGGTCATCAGGACCCAAACCTCCATCTCTGGGATACATGTCTCTGCACCCAGGGAAGGCCCTGTCCCCTGCTGACCTGCAACTTCCTAGCAGTCAGCAGCTGGGAACAcctctgtcataaacatacagctaagggtagcataaaatccctctttaccctgtaactggttaattcctcttttacccgtaagggttaagaagctcaggtaacctagctgacacctgaccaaaaggaccaatgagggtacaagatactttcaaatcgcagggagggggtggaaggaggaggagacaggCTTTGTTTGTCTGTTCTGTGGGCTTTTGCCAGACACAGATCAAGGAAGCAAGCAATCCAGCTCCTATAAAGTTAGCaagtatttagcaaggaaatgcCTTAGGGCAgcagtccccaacctttttggcaccagggaccggtttcgtagaataaaaaatttccgcggacctgtgggatggttttgggacgattcaagcgcattacatttatttttgtacttttatttctattattattgtaatatataatgaaataattatacaactgatcataatgcagaattagtgggagccctgagcttgttttcctgcaactagacggtcccatctgggggtgatgggagacagtgacacccgaagtgtgttgcttatgtccagtCTACTCCGTAATCTCGTTTTGGTTGCTGTCACTGCAGAAACCCCTGCTTCACAAAGATAGGATGTTGAAAATGGAAGTAAGCTTTTCAGTGCTTTTGTGGAAATCTCAGGATATTCCGCCTTGACTTTAATCCAGAACGTATGGAGATTTGAAGTCGTCTCAAACATACTTTTAAGGCCACCGTTATTTGTGATCTCAAGCAGTTGATCCTCTTCTAGCACGGATAAAGTCGATTCACCTGGCTTATTCCCAAATGGGTCACGGATCCATTCCTTCCCAGTTCGGGGGTCTTTTGTGGTTGGGAAGTAATGCTCAAACTCTTTTGAAAGCTGAGATAGGTGATCATGCACCAGCTGGGAAAAAGGCGGCCCTGGCTCAGTCTCTTTCAAAATCTCTGCTAATGTTTGAAACATGTCAAAAATCCCAATGTTCACTCGTCGCCCCCATAATTCTAGTTTGGCTTTGAATGCAGCCACTTTATCTGCCGACTTGAACACAGTTGTCGTTCTCCCCTGAAGTGACAGATTGAGTTCGTTGAGCAGGTTGAATATGTCACACAAGTAAGCAAGTTTTATGACCCATTCTGTGtcactgaaatgtgctgcccgtggtgactgtttttctaaaagaaatctcTGGAGCGGCTCTCGTAACTCAAAAACTCTGGCCAGTGATCTACCTTTAGAAAGCCATCTCACTTCTGTGTATAAGAGAAGACGTGTGTGCTCTGCGTCCATCTCCTCACAGAGCTGCGCGAACAGACGTGAGTTAAGGGCATGTACTTTAATGTGGTTGATAATTTTAATCACATCCTGCAAAACTTTGTTAAGTTCAGATGACATTTTTCGGCTAGCTAGCATTTCTCTATGGATGACACAGTGCGTAGACTCACATTCAGAAGCGACCTCCTTGACCCGAGTAGTGAAACCAGAAAGCCGTCCAGTCATGGCAGCTGCTCCGTCCGTGCATATAGAGACACAATGACCAATTCAGTTTTCCTGACATGTAATCATTCAAAAAGACTTGAATAGTTCTGCAGCTGTGGTGTTGGTTGGCAACAAAAGTGCACATAACATATCCTCATGCACATCCTCCTGAAAAATATATCGCACAAAAACAAGCATTGTTGCTTTGTTGTCAACATCAGTAGACTCGTCAACCTGGATTGTGTACCACGGTGACTCATTCACCCTCTCTAACAATTGTGCCTCAATATCCTCTGCTATTTCATCAATTCGTCTAGTTATGGTGCTAGCCGAAAGAGGAACACGTGCCACCTTTTGAACTACAGCCTCTCCTAAAAGTTCACGACAAATGTCCTTAGCAGCAGGCAGGATCAACTCTTCACCAATAGTAAAGGGCTTCTTAGCTTTAGCAATGCCATTAGCCACTAAGAATGATGCTTTCAGTGCAGACACATTTGATGA
It encodes the following:
- the JPT2 gene encoding jupiter microtubule associated homolog 2 isoform X2, giving the protein MASSIFGAAEEPQNFPKRTYPPGGKGSGIFEDPSPVQSRQRMNPPGGKTSDIFGSPVPASPVRAHPNKPKDHIVLQEAGDASKELKATENHKPQMEDRGEKRDLGKEEPGPKIDDHEPRLGPRPRSHNKVLNPPGGKSSIAFY